A region of the Leptospira venezuelensis genome:
TGGTTTGCCTGTCCAGTAAGGTCGGTAGCGATATGATAATCTGCTTTATCGTTTTTGAATGAATCGTTTCTGAGATAAGCCCAAAGAATAGTTACGAGTCCAAGTTCATGAGCTCTGTGGAAAGCTTCTGAGATCTCTTGGATCTGTCTGGAACTTTCGTCAGAACCGAAATAGATTGTAGCTCCTACAGCAGCAGCACCCATATCGAATGCCTGCTCTACGTTTGCAAAAAGGATTTGGTCGAATTTGTTAGGATAGCTTAGAAGTTCGTTATGATTGATCTTAACTACAAAAGGAATTTTGTGAGCGTACTTGCGAGATACTAATCCTAAAACTCCAAGGGTAGAGGCAACTGCGTTACATCCGCCTTCGATCGCGAGTTTTACGATATTTTCAGGATCGAAATAAGCTGGGTTCTTAGCGAAAGACGCGCCCGCACTATGCTCGATTCCTTGGTCCACAGGAAGAATAGAAAGATATCCTGTTCCTGCTAAACGTCCAGTGTTATAGATGGATTGGAAATTTTTAAGAACAGAGTTGTTTCTGTCAGTCTTAGCAAAAATTTCATCAACGTAATTCGGACCAGGGATGGTCAGGGTTTCCTTGGGGATGGTTTTAGAGACATGATTTAAGAGAGAATCCGCTTCCGCACCTAATGCGCTCTTGATTTTATCTAACATTCCAGTTATACCTATTGGTTTTATCGATCTGATGACTAGTTTTGGGGCGAAGCCCAAAATTTCCATCGATTTTCGATAAGAAATCCAGAGGATAAAAGAGGCCTAAATTGAGTCCTTATTTTGTTTGGATAGGAAGACGGATATGGAAGTCAGTGCCTGAATTTGACTTTTGGACATCCAGTTTTCCTTGATTGGATTGAATGATACCATAACAAACAGAAAGCCCCATCCCTATCCTGGAATCATCCGATTGTATCCTTTCAAAAGGTTGGAATGCATTCTCTGGGTCCAGCTCTCCGTTCAAGGTTCCAGAAAGCCGGATGACTAGATACTTTTCAGAATCTGTTTTAGTATCTTCCAACCCTGCACTAAAATGGATGGTGCTGCCTTTTAGATCGGAGCCGACT
Encoded here:
- a CDS encoding class I fructose-bisphosphate aldolase, which gives rise to MLDKIKSALGAEADSLLNHVSKTIPKETLTIPGPNYVDEIFAKTDRNNSVLKNFQSIYNTGRLAGTGYLSILPVDQGIEHSAGASFAKNPAYFDPENIVKLAIEGGCNAVASTLGVLGLVSRKYAHKIPFVVKINHNELLSYPNKFDQILFANVEQAFDMGAAAVGATIYFGSDESSRQIQEISEAFHRAHELGLVTILWAYLRNDSFKNDKADYHIATDLTGQANHLAATIQADIVKQKLPETNLGGFRDLKFGKKDDKMYTDLSSDHPIDMARYQVANCYMGKIGLINSGGPSGSNDLGDAVKAAVINKRAGGMGLISGRKAFQKPMKDGVALLNAIQDVYLSKDVTIA